Proteins encoded by one window of Capsicum annuum cultivar UCD-10X-F1 unplaced genomic scaffold, UCD10Xv1.1 ctg36235, whole genome shotgun sequence:
- the LOC124891491 gene encoding uncharacterized protein K02A2.6-like: MPPHELHAMSSPWTFIAWGMDVIEPIEPSASNGHRFILVAIDYFTKWVEAASYRAVTKKVVADFVRNNLICRLGVPEVIITDNGENLNSQLMKEICDQFKIVHHNSTAYRLQMNGAVEEANNNIKKILRKMAENDRSRHDMLPYAFLGYRTTVQTSTGATPYLLVYGNEAEAGMSNEDWVRARHEQLMLIDEKRMVA, from the exons atgcctccacatgaGCTTCATGCAATGAGTTCACCTTGGACCTTcatagcttggggcatggatgttatcGAACCAATAGAGCCAtcggcatcaaatggacatagatttatTTTAGTCGCCATcgattatttcactaagtgggttGAAGCGGCTTCGTACAGAGCtgtcactaagaaagtggttgcggATTTcgtcaggaataacttgatttgccggTTAGGAGTACCGGAAGTgatcattactgataatggggAAAACTTGAATAGTCagttgatgaaagaaatttgtgatcagttcaagattgtgcatcACAACTCGACTGCATATCGTCTCCAAATGAATGGAGCTGTGGAAGAGGCCAACAataatatcaagaagatcttgagaaagatggccGAAAATGATAGATCAAGGCATGATATGTTACCTTACGCTTTTCTAGGGTATCGCACAACAGTTCAAACTTCCACCGGGGCGACCCCTTATTTACTTGTCTAtgggaatgaagct gaagctgggATGAGTAACGAAGATTGGGTCCGCGCTCGCCATGAgcaactcatgttgattgatgagaagAGAATGGTCGCT